In the Aeromicrobium fastidiosum genome, CCGCACGTGCGCGAGCTGCTGGTCGATTTGCAGCGCCGAGCGATCGGCGAGGCACCCGGGGGGATCGTGGTCGAGGGACGCGACATCGGCTCGGTCGTGGTTCCGGACGCGCCGGTGAAGATCTACCTCGTCGCCGATCCCGCAGCCCGGGCCGCTCGTCGTGCCGCCGAGAACGGCGGTGCCGACGCCGCCGCCACCGAGGCCGCGCTCGCGGTCCGTGACCAGATCGACTCCACCCGGGCGGCGTCGCCGCTGGTGCAGGCCCACGGCGCCGTCGTCGTCGACGGCACGCACCTGACGCTCGACGAGGTCATCGACACGATCGTCGGGATCGTCGACGCGGCGTCGTGAGCGTCCCCCTCGACCCCGGCGCGGGGCTGCCCGAGCGCGGACTGCGATTCGCGCGCGGACGTGCCGTGGGCTGGTTCCACCGGCGGTGGGAGATCCACGAGCGCGGCCAGGACCTCGTCCCCGCGGACGGGCCGGTCATCCTCGCGAGCAACCACATCGGCTGGCTCGACGGTCCGCTGCTCGTCGCCACCGCGCCGCGTCCGCCGCACGCGATGGTCAAGGAGGAGGAGTTCGCCGGTCGCGCGGGTCGGCTCCTGCGCCTGGTTGCCCAGATCAAGGTCGCCCGCGACCGCACCGACACCGGGGCACTGCGCCTGGCCGTCCGTTCGCTGGCGGCCGGCCAGTGCGTCCTGGTGTTCCCCGAGGGCCGCCGCGGCGACGGCGAGCACACCGAGTTCAAGGGCGGTGTCACCTACCTGGCGCTCGTGACCGGTGCCCCCGTCGTGCCCGTCGCGGTGTTCGGCACGCGGCAGCCGGGGGAGGGCCCGAGCGCCCGTCCGGCCCCGCGGACGCGTCTCGACATCGTCTACGGCGAGCCCATCCACCTGCCGATGCAGGCCTGGCCGCGAGATCGTGGGATGCTGGAGGACGCAGGCGACACCATCCACGATCATCTGCGTGCCCATGTATCCCGGGCCAAGGACGCGCTGCAGCGCGATCTGCCCGGCCCCCTTCCGACAGGATCCCCTGATGTCTGACGTCGTTCCCGTACTCGCCGTGATCGGGCGACCCAACGTCGGCAAGTCGACGCTGGTCAACCGCATCATCGGCCGACGCGAGGCCGTCGTCGAGGACGTGCCGGGCGTGACCCGCGACCGTGTCTCGTACGACGCGGTCTGGAACGGTCGCGCGTTCACCGTCGTCGACACCGGCGGCTGGGACCCCGACGCCCGCGGCCTGGCCGAGCGCATCGCCGCGCAGGCCGAGATCGCGATCCAGGTCGCCGACGCCGTGCTGTTCGTCGTCGACGCGACGGTCGGCATCACCGACGTCGACGAGAAGGTCGTCCGCCTGCTGCGTGCGGCCAAGAAGCCCGTCGTGCTGGCGGCCAACAAGGTCGACGACCAGCGCACCGAGATGGAGGCCGCCGGGCTCTGGAACCTGGGACTGGGCGAGCCCTTCCCGGTCTCGGCCCTGCACGGCCGTGGCAGCGGCGACATGCTCGACGCCGTCATCGACGCCCTGCCCGATCCGCCGCCGGAGGACTTCGACGCCCCGATCGGCCCGCGCCGCGTCGCGATCGTCGGCAAGCCCAACGTCGGCAAGTCGAGCCTGCTCAACCGCCTCGCCGGCGAGGAGCGGGTCGTCGTCGACGACGCCTCGGGCACGACGGTCGACCCCGTCGACGAGATCGTCGAGCTGGGCGGCCGCACCTGGAACTTCATCGACACCGCCGGCATCCGTCGCCGTGTGCGCGACGCGTCGGGACACGAGTACTACGCGAGCCTGCGCACGAGCTCGGCGATCGACCGTGCCGAGGTGGCCGTCGTCATCATCGACGGCAGCGTGCCGCTGACCGAGCAGGACACCCGCATCATCAGCGCGGTCGCCGAGGCGGGTCGCGCGCTCATCATCGCGTTCAACAAGTGGGACCTCGTCGACGAGGAGCGTCGCTACTACCTCGAGCGCGAGATGGAGCGCGAGCTCGTGCAGGTGCCCTGGGCCCCGACGATCAACATCACGGCCCGCACGGGCTGGCACGTCGACCGCCTCGTCAGGGCCCTCGACGCAGCCCTCGAGGGCTGGGAGACGCGCGTGCCCACGGGCATGCTCAACGCCTTCCTCGGACGTCTGGTGGCCGAGCACCCGCACCCCGTGCGTGGCGGCAAGCAGTCGAAGATCATGTTCGGCACCCAGGCGTCCACGGCACCGCCGACGTTCGTGCTGTTCACGTCGGGCAAGCTCGAGGCGTCGTACATGCGCTTCATCGAGCGTCGTCTGCGCGAGGAGTTCGGCTTCGTCGGCTCGCCGATCCACCTGCAGCAGCGTCCGCGCAAGAAGCGCGAGCGCCGCTGACCCGTCCCCGCGGCGTCCCCGCGATGTGTGACGGTTTGCACCGTTCTGCCTGCAACACCGGGGCACCTCGTCACACTTCGCGCGGGTGGGTGGCCGATGCGGGGGACCGGAGGGGTCTGCGGTAAAGTTCCTCTTCGGTACGAACGGGCTGTAGCGCAGCTTGGTAGCGCACCTGACTGGGGGTCAGGGGGTCGCAGGTTCAAATCCTGTCAGCCCGACGTTCGTCTGAGTAAGACCGGAAGCCCCGGGCCTGCGAGAGCGGGTCCGGGGCTTCGTGCATCCCGACGCGTCGAACCGCGAGCACTGTCGAGGCGCTCGTCGGCGGCCGACGTGTCTGCGGGACGATGGTGCCCATGACACGAGGTGCGACATGGCTCTGAACACGATCGCCGTCTTCTGCGGATCCAGCTTCGGCACCGATCCCGCCTTCGCCGACGCAGCGCGCCTGACCGGCCGCACGCTGGCGGAGCGTGGCATCGACGTCGTCTACGGCGGGGGACACGTGGGCCTGATGGGGGTCGTCGCGGACGCCGCGATCGAGGCCGGTGGCCGGGTGGTCGGCGTCATCCCGCGTCAGCTCGACGACCGCGAGCTCGCGCACCGCGGCGTCACCGAGCTGCACGTCGTGGAGTCGATGCACGAGCGCAAGCAGCTCATGGCCGATCTCTCCCAAGCGTTCATCGCCCTGCCGGGAGGTGCCGGCACGCTCGAGGAGATCGCCGAGCAGTGGACGTGGGCGCAGCTGACGATCCACGCCAAGCCCAGCGGCTTCCTCGACGTCGCGGGGTTCTGGGCCCCCATGCGGCAGATGCTCGACTCGATGGTGTCGTCGGGCTTCGTGCGGACCGAGCAGTCGGGCATCGTGTCGTTCGACGACGACCTCGACGCCCTGCTGGAGAAGCTGTCGGCCCCGCCGTCGTGGACCGACAAGTGGGGCGCGCCCACCGCACCTGCTCCGACGCCGTGACGCCGCCGGTCATCCACGTCGCGGCAGCGCTTGCGGTCGACGACCGCGGCCGGGCCCTGATGGTGCGCAAGCACGGCACGACGATGTTCATGCAGCCCGGCGGCAAGATCGAGCCGGGGGAGCACCCGCTCGACGCGTTGCGGCGCGAGCTGGGCGAGGAGCTCGGTCTCGACCTGCCGACCGCCTCGTTCACCTGGGTCGGGACGTTCGAGGAGGACGCCGCGAACGAGCCGGGTCATGTCGTGCGGGCCGAGGTGTACTCGGTGACCGTCGACGGTGCATCGCCTGTCGCAGCCGCCGAGATCGCGGAGTGCCGCTGGGTCGACGTCGCCGACCCGGGCGACATCGACCTCGCGCCGCTGAGCCGCGAGGCGCTCCTGCCCATCCTGGTGGCGCGCACCGGTGGTTGAGATGTCAACTACCCTGTGGGCATGACGTTCACGATCGACGACGCCCAGACCATCCGCGGCGGGGAAGACAGCGCGCCGCTGGTGCTGCTCCTGCACGGCTACGGCTCGAACGAGCAGGACCTCCCGAGCCTGGTGCCGCATCTCCCGCCGGGTCTCGCCCACGCGTCGGTGCGAGCACCCATCGCGATGGCCCAGGGCGCATACGCGTGGGTGCCGATCGGCGTGCCGGGACGCCCCGACCCCGCAGTCATCGCCGACTCGACCCGGGCCCTGCTGTCCTGGCTCGACGGGCACGTCGCCCCCGAGCGTGTCGTCGTCCCGCTTGGGTTCTCGCAGGGCGGTCTGATGGTCACGCAGCTGCTGCGTGCCCGCCCCGACCGATTCGCTGCGGCGCTCGTGCTGTCGGGCTTCGTGCTCGACCAGCCGGCCGTCGGCGACGCGGCGCTCGCGGCGAGCGGGGTGCCGGTGTTCTTCGGCCACGGCGACGCCGACCCGATCATCCCGGCCGATGCGACCCAGCGGGCGTCCGCCTGGCTCGCCGACCACGCCGACGTCACCGACCGGACGTACACGGGACTCGCGCACAGCATCTCGGCCGACGAGCTCGCCGACGTCCATGCCTTCGTGACGTCGCACCTCGGCTGAGACTGGGACTGACGCCGGGTCAGCGTCCGCGCAGTCGGTCCATCGCGCGCCGGTCGCGCTTGGTCGGACGTCCGGCACCGCGGTCGCGGCGCGGCATGACAGCGACCTCCTCCTTGGGCGGCGGCGGAGGGGTCTTGTCGACGTAGCACTGCACCGCCACTGGGGCACCGACCCGCTTGACGATGATCTTGGTGACCACCACGATGCGCAGACCGCCCTCGGTCAGCGCCTCGATGCGGTCGCCGATGTTGACCGGCTGCGAGGGCTTGGCCTTGGCACCGTTGATGCGCACGTGCCCGGCCTTGCACTCCTTGGAGGCGATCGAGCGGTTCTTGTACAGCCGCACGGACGACACCCACACGTCGGCGCGGGCGGAGCTGTCCATGCGGCGACTCTAGACTGGCCGCATGAGCACCGAAGGGGTCGAGGTCATCGAGATCAGCGGCGACATGATCCGGCTGGGCCAGTTCCTGAAGTTCGCCAACTTCGCCGACTCCGGTGCCCACGCCGGGGCGATGATCGCCGACGGCGACGTCCTGGTCGACGGCGTCATCGAGACCCGGCGCGGACGCCAGCTCGGCAAGGGCATGGTTGTCGAGGTGCGGACGGCCGCCGAGACGCACGTCGCCCAGGTCGGCTGACCTCAGGCCAGGCGGTCGCGCCAGGCACCCACGTCGGGCACCGTGAACGCGGCCGCGTCCGTGAGCCCGTCGACGTCCCACGTGACGAGCAGCAGATCGGTACCCGTGGTCTTGCCCAGGAAGTGCCGGGTCGCACGGGTGGACGTGATCGCGTCGCGCGGCACCACGACGTCGCGCTCGGGAAGCAGCTGGGCGAACAGCAGGTGAGTGTCGCCCATCGCGAGGGTCCCCATGCCGCGGGTCTGGATGCGACCCTCCGACGCGATCCCCAGGAGACTCGCGGGCTCGGAGTGCGTGGGAGTGACGGTCGCGAGCCGCTCGCGGTGACGCGTGCGCAGCGAGCGGACGCGCAGGAGCCCGACCAGCGCGAAGGCCAGCAGACCGAGCAGCAGTCCGGCGATGACGATGATGACGATCTCCAGCACGGCCCCAGTCTGCACCAGGCACGTGCCGCGGCGGACGTCCCTACGATGGATGCATGGCTGCCCACCACACCCCGCTCGAGCTCGGCCTCGACACGTTCGGCGACGTCACGGCCGATGCCGACGGACGTCCGCTTCCCTACGACCAGGTGATCCGCGACATCGTCGAGCAGGCCGTGCTCGCCGATGAGCTGGGGCTGTCGTTCTTCGGCGTCGGTGAGCACCACCGCGACGACTTCGCCGTGAGTGCGCCCGAGGTGGTCCTGGCGGCGATCGCGTCGCGCACGACACAGATCCACCTCGGGACGGCCGTGACGGTGCTGAGCTCTGACGATCCCATCCGCGTGTACGAGCGCTTCGCGACGCTCGACGCGGTCTCGAACGGCCGGGCCGAGGTCATCCTCGGACGCGGCTCGTTCACGGAGTCGTTCCCGTTGTTCGGTCTCGATCTCGGCCAGTACGAGGAGCTGTTCAGCGAGAAGCTCGATCTGTTCGCCGCGCTGCGCGCCGAGGGGTCGATCACCTGGCAGGGTGCGCTGCGGCCCCCGTTGGTCGATCAGCACGTCTTCCCGAAGACCGCCTCGGGATCGCTCCGCACATGGATCGGGGTCGGCGGAAGCCCGGAATCCGTCGTTCGCGCGGCTCGCTACGGCATCCCGCTGATGCTCGCGATCATCGGTGGCCCGCCGGCGCAGTTCGCGCAGTTCACCGATCTCTACCGCCGGGCCCTCGACCAGCTGGGCCAGCCGCGGCTGCCGGTCGGCGTGCACTCGCCGGGACACGTCGCCGACACCGACGAGCAGGCCCGCGACGAGTTGTGGCCGCACTTCGCGCAGCAGCGCGAGCGCATCGGTCGCGAGCGGGGCTGGCCCCCGCCGACGCGAGCGGAGTTCGATGCCGCGGCGGGTCCCGAGGGAGCCGTCTACGTCGGCTCGCCACAGACCGTCGCCGACAAGATCGTCCG is a window encoding:
- a CDS encoding LLM class flavin-dependent oxidoreductase, whose product is MAAHHTPLELGLDTFGDVTADADGRPLPYDQVIRDIVEQAVLADELGLSFFGVGEHHRDDFAVSAPEVVLAAIASRTTQIHLGTAVTVLSSDDPIRVYERFATLDAVSNGRAEVILGRGSFTESFPLFGLDLGQYEELFSEKLDLFAALRAEGSITWQGALRPPLVDQHVFPKTASGSLRTWIGVGGSPESVVRAARYGIPLMLAIIGGPPAQFAQFTDLYRRALDQLGQPRLPVGVHSPGHVADTDEQARDELWPHFAQQRERIGRERGWPPPTRAEFDAAAGPEGAVYVGSPQTVADKIVRNTRILGLDRFDLKFSNGALSHDRLMRSIELYGREVAPLVHAALAEGVA
- a CDS encoding alpha/beta hydrolase codes for the protein MTFTIDDAQTIRGGEDSAPLVLLLHGYGSNEQDLPSLVPHLPPGLAHASVRAPIAMAQGAYAWVPIGVPGRPDPAVIADSTRALLSWLDGHVAPERVVVPLGFSQGGLMVTQLLRARPDRFAAALVLSGFVLDQPAVGDAALAASGVPVFFGHGDADPIIPADATQRASAWLADHADVTDRTYTGLAHSISADELADVHAFVTSHLG
- a CDS encoding NUDIX hydrolase, whose translation is MTPPVIHVAAALAVDDRGRALMVRKHGTTMFMQPGGKIEPGEHPLDALRRELGEELGLDLPTASFTWVGTFEEDAANEPGHVVRAEVYSVTVDGASPVAAAEIAECRWVDVADPGDIDLAPLSREALLPILVARTGG
- a CDS encoding lysophospholipid acyltransferase family protein, with the protein product MSVPLDPGAGLPERGLRFARGRAVGWFHRRWEIHERGQDLVPADGPVILASNHIGWLDGPLLVATAPRPPHAMVKEEEFAGRAGRLLRLVAQIKVARDRTDTGALRLAVRSLAAGQCVLVFPEGRRGDGEHTEFKGGVTYLALVTGAPVVPVAVFGTRQPGEGPSARPAPRTRLDIVYGEPIHLPMQAWPRDRGMLEDAGDTIHDHLRAHVSRAKDALQRDLPGPLPTGSPDV
- the der gene encoding ribosome biogenesis GTPase Der; the encoded protein is MSDVVPVLAVIGRPNVGKSTLVNRIIGRREAVVEDVPGVTRDRVSYDAVWNGRAFTVVDTGGWDPDARGLAERIAAQAEIAIQVADAVLFVVDATVGITDVDEKVVRLLRAAKKPVVLAANKVDDQRTEMEAAGLWNLGLGEPFPVSALHGRGSGDMLDAVIDALPDPPPEDFDAPIGPRRVAIVGKPNVGKSSLLNRLAGEERVVVDDASGTTVDPVDEIVELGGRTWNFIDTAGIRRRVRDASGHEYYASLRTSSAIDRAEVAVVIIDGSVPLTEQDTRIISAVAEAGRALIIAFNKWDLVDEERRYYLEREMERELVQVPWAPTINITARTGWHVDRLVRALDAALEGWETRVPTGMLNAFLGRLVAEHPHPVRGGKQSKIMFGTQASTAPPTFVLFTSGKLEASYMRFIERRLREEFGFVGSPIHLQQRPRKKRERR
- a CDS encoding TIGR00730 family Rossman fold protein encodes the protein MALNTIAVFCGSSFGTDPAFADAARLTGRTLAERGIDVVYGGGHVGLMGVVADAAIEAGGRVVGVIPRQLDDRELAHRGVTELHVVESMHERKQLMADLSQAFIALPGGAGTLEEIAEQWTWAQLTIHAKPSGFLDVAGFWAPMRQMLDSMVSSGFVRTEQSGIVSFDDDLDALLEKLSAPPSWTDKWGAPTAPAPTP
- the cmk gene encoding (d)CMP kinase, giving the protein MTSPLVVAIDGPSGSGKSSTSRGVADRLGLAYLDTGAMYRAMTWALLQRGVDLDDPAAVASAADAVRLESGTDPLAPTIHADGTDVAEPIRTDEVTGAVSLVAAVPHVRELLVDLQRRAIGEAPGGIVVEGRDIGSVVVPDAPVKIYLVADPAARAARRAAENGGADAAATEAALAVRDQIDSTRAASPLVQAHGAVVVDGTHLTLDEVIDTIVGIVDAAS
- a CDS encoding RNA-binding S4 domain-containing protein yields the protein MDSSARADVWVSSVRLYKNRSIASKECKAGHVRINGAKAKPSQPVNIGDRIEALTEGGLRIVVVTKIIVKRVGAPVAVQCYVDKTPPPPPKEEVAVMPRRDRGAGRPTKRDRRAMDRLRGR
- a CDS encoding RNA-binding S4 domain-containing protein → MSTEGVEVIEISGDMIRLGQFLKFANFADSGAHAGAMIADGDVLVDGVIETRRGRQLGKGMVVEVRTAAETHVAQVG